A stretch of Tripterygium wilfordii isolate XIE 37 chromosome 11, ASM1340144v1, whole genome shotgun sequence DNA encodes these proteins:
- the LOC120009924 gene encoding uncharacterized protein LOC120009924 isoform X2 codes for MDMSGSQWTSGCDSGWTLYLDQSSYSKTQCHSFGGAEEEAYRGGEGARMEHDEEDDLSMVSDASSGPRHCNADHDGCSGELEKGNKRNNKKKKKVKSREHCTNPHQYSSLDDTASSSVLGSPKDASFSRNDEASMDHVLDSSQGFSATNFRGKSALKNQLGLFPSFKESGSWRGRRKSQ; via the exons ATGGATATGTCAGGCTCTCAGTGGACTAGTGGGTGTGACTCTGGTTGGACACTCTACTTAGACCAATCCTCTTATTCTAAAACCCAATGCCACAGTTTTGGTGGTGCAGAGGAAGAGGCTTatagaggaggagaaggagcGAGAATGGAgcatgatgaagaagatgacttGTCGATGGTCTCCGATGCATCATCTGGGCCTCGACATTGTAATGCAGACCATGACGGGTGCTCTGGTGAATTGGAAAAGGGAAACAAAAggaataataagaagaagaagaaggtgaagaGCAGAGAACATTGTACAAATCCACATCAATACTCATCCCTTGATGACACTGCTAGCTCTTCTGTATTGGGCTCTCCCAAG GATGCAAGTTTCTCTAGAAATGATGAAGCTTCAATGGACCATGTTTTGGACTCCTCACAAGGATTCTCAGCAACAAATTTCAGG GGAAAATCTGCATTGAAGAATCAGTTGGGATTGTTTCCTTCATTCAAAGAATCTG GTAGTTGGCGAGGAAGAAGAAAGTCACAGTGA
- the LOC120009924 gene encoding uncharacterized protein LOC120009924 isoform X1 yields the protein MDMSGSQWTSGCDSGWTLYLDQSSYSKTQCHSFGGAEEEAYRGGEGARMEHDEEDDLSMVSDASSGPRHCNADHDGCSGELEKGNKRNNKKKKKVKSREHCTNPHQYSSLDDTASSSVLGSPKDASFSRNDEASMDHVLDSSQGFSATNFRQGKSALKNQLGLFPSFKESGSWRGRRKSQ from the exons ATGGATATGTCAGGCTCTCAGTGGACTAGTGGGTGTGACTCTGGTTGGACACTCTACTTAGACCAATCCTCTTATTCTAAAACCCAATGCCACAGTTTTGGTGGTGCAGAGGAAGAGGCTTatagaggaggagaaggagcGAGAATGGAgcatgatgaagaagatgacttGTCGATGGTCTCCGATGCATCATCTGGGCCTCGACATTGTAATGCAGACCATGACGGGTGCTCTGGTGAATTGGAAAAGGGAAACAAAAggaataataagaagaagaagaaggtgaagaGCAGAGAACATTGTACAAATCCACATCAATACTCATCCCTTGATGACACTGCTAGCTCTTCTGTATTGGGCTCTCCCAAG GATGCAAGTTTCTCTAGAAATGATGAAGCTTCAATGGACCATGTTTTGGACTCCTCACAAGGATTCTCAGCAACAAATTTCAGG CAGGGAAAATCTGCATTGAAGAATCAGTTGGGATTGTTTCCTTCATTCAAAGAATCTG GTAGTTGGCGAGGAAGAAGAAAGTCACAGTGA